A section of the bacterium genome encodes:
- a CDS encoding NAD(P)-dependent oxidoreductase: MATIAFFGAGIMGEPMVGHLLAAGHRVAVVAHRSRGPIDRVVAKGAVEAPNAAEAIGRSQIIITMLPTADDVEALLFGSAGSPGAGHTVIDMGTSFPPHTRRIAARVTGAGGRFLDAPVTGGPKGAQDGTLTIMVGGDAATLADVRPVFDAMGSNIYHFGPVGAGHTAKLIQNMIGIIASAGIAEGFAFAAAAGLDVEQFFTMLASSTSNSPALQGMVPKVFAGEFERVGFRLDLAYKDIRQATALAREMTVPLPAANGAVELMQLARAFGYGAQDATAMIRGLESLLRLEVRPRKKSQP; this comes from the coding sequence ATGGCCACGATCGCGTTCTTCGGTGCGGGCATCATGGGTGAGCCGATGGTCGGTCACCTGCTCGCCGCTGGCCACCGGGTCGCCGTCGTCGCGCACCGCTCGCGCGGGCCGATCGACCGCGTCGTCGCGAAGGGCGCGGTCGAGGCGCCGAACGCCGCGGAGGCGATCGGGCGGTCGCAGATCATCATCACGATGCTGCCCACCGCGGACGACGTGGAGGCGCTGCTCTTCGGAAGCGCCGGCTCGCCGGGCGCCGGACACACCGTCATCGACATGGGGACGAGTTTCCCGCCGCACACCCGGCGCATCGCGGCCCGCGTGACCGGGGCCGGCGGACGGTTTCTGGACGCACCGGTCACCGGCGGTCCGAAAGGCGCGCAGGACGGCACGTTGACGATCATGGTCGGCGGCGACGCCGCGACGCTCGCCGACGTGCGCCCGGTCTTCGACGCGATGGGGTCCAACATCTATCATTTCGGGCCGGTCGGCGCGGGGCACACCGCGAAGCTCATTCAGAATATGATCGGCATCATCGCCAGCGCCGGCATCGCGGAGGGGTTCGCCTTCGCCGCCGCGGCCGGCCTCGACGTCGAGCAGTTCTTCACGATGCTGGCGTCCTCGACGTCGAACAGCCCGGCGCTCCAGGGGATGGTGCCGAAGGTGTTCGCCGGGGAGTTCGAGCGGGTCGGTTTCCGTCTCGATCTCGCCTACAAGGATATCCGCCAAGCGACGGCGCTGGCGCGCGAGATGACGGTGCCGCTCCCGGCCGCGAACGGCGCCGTCGAGCTGATGCAGCTCGCGCGGGCGTTTGGGTACGGCGCCCAGGACGCGACCGCGATGATCCGAGGTCTCGAATCGCTTCTGCGGCTCGAAGTTCGGCCGCGCAAGAAGTCCCAGCCATAG
- a CDS encoding ABC transporter substrate-binding protein, with the protein MRMRAGAIVLAVLLVAGVGGVPARGQGPAQAVVAMWGLPIRILGSSEAVTAYVSLLINDSLTTVDAAGNVVGRLASKYPVSPDGKTYLVTLRDAKFSDGTPITAQDVKFSYELYLHPRYPTTPPALLEIAGAPEYKAGKGASVTGITVVNPKTVRFILNRPYPFFYEQIGNAPILPAKALAGLDVARLQESPFTRKPIGAGPYRLTDWRERESITFDASPSYYGGAPSLPRVILKLIPEDATVLAELRAGNIDAGRILPDAYRSFQRDPQVNTVRVPGDTYYWFAENVRMPMFQDVHVRQAMAFAINRREMLRALYQGLGSIPQSPIHPSLWQFDKTIKGYTYDPAKAKQLLAEAGWTPGPDGVLQKGGQRFKFKYGFLAGKEYQNQALLVQQYLRAIGMDVDVEAHERGDFFGRYFAPGGSIEVVGIAWFNLLFPPQSELEDNFKSTGSVSKLLGYSNPQLDKLLDDAILTRDRARQRAIYSQIQQIIIQDAPRVMTIRPDVIWGVRKRFALPGGIDSLRAFFGSVPRWAVH; encoded by the coding sequence ATGAGGATGCGGGCCGGTGCGATCGTACTGGCGGTACTGCTTGTGGCGGGCGTGGGCGGCGTGCCCGCGCGCGGTCAGGGACCCGCCCAGGCAGTGGTGGCGATGTGGGGGCTCCCGATCCGCATCCTCGGCAGCAGCGAGGCGGTCACCGCCTACGTGAGTCTGCTCATCAACGATTCGCTGACGACCGTCGACGCGGCCGGCAACGTGGTGGGCCGGCTCGCCTCGAAATACCCCGTCTCGCCGGACGGGAAAACCTACCTCGTCACGCTGCGCGACGCCAAGTTTTCGGACGGTACGCCGATCACCGCGCAGGACGTCAAGTTCAGCTACGAGCTGTACCTGCATCCGAGGTACCCGACGACGCCGCCCGCGCTGCTCGAGATCGCGGGCGCGCCGGAGTACAAAGCCGGGAAGGGCGCGTCCGTGACCGGCATCACCGTCGTCAACCCGAAGACGGTCCGCTTTATTCTGAACCGGCCGTACCCGTTCTTCTACGAGCAGATCGGTAACGCCCCGATCCTCCCGGCCAAGGCGCTCGCCGGGTTGGACGTCGCGCGTCTGCAGGAGTCGCCGTTCACCAGGAAGCCCATCGGGGCAGGGCCGTATCGTCTCACGGACTGGCGGGAGCGGGAGAGCATTACCTTCGATGCGTCGCCGAGCTACTACGGCGGTGCGCCGAGCCTGCCGCGCGTGATCCTGAAATTGATTCCCGAAGACGCCACCGTGCTCGCGGAGCTGCGCGCCGGCAACATCGACGCCGGCCGGATCCTGCCCGACGCGTACCGGAGCTTTCAGCGGGACCCGCAGGTCAACACCGTGCGCGTGCCGGGCGACACGTACTACTGGTTCGCGGAGAACGTCCGGATGCCGATGTTCCAGGACGTGCACGTGCGGCAGGCGATGGCGTTCGCGATCAACCGCCGGGAGATGCTGCGCGCGCTCTACCAGGGCCTCGGCTCGATCCCGCAGAGTCCGATCCATCCGAGCCTCTGGCAGTTCGACAAGACGATCAAGGGCTATACGTACGATCCGGCGAAGGCGAAGCAGCTGCTGGCGGAGGCGGGGTGGACCCCCGGCCCGGACGGCGTCCTCCAGAAAGGCGGCCAGCGGTTCAAGTTCAAGTACGGCTTCCTCGCCGGCAAGGAGTACCAGAACCAGGCGCTGCTGGTGCAGCAGTACCTGCGCGCGATCGGAATGGACGTGGACGTGGAGGCGCACGAGCGGGGCGACTTCTTCGGCCGCTACTTCGCCCCGGGCGGCAGCATCGAAGTGGTCGGGATCGCCTGGTTCAACCTGTTGTTCCCGCCGCAGAGCGAGCTCGAGGACAACTTCAAGAGCACGGGCAGCGTGTCGAAGCTGCTCGGGTACAGCAATCCGCAGCTCGACAAACTGCTCGACGACGCCATCCTGACACGCGACCGCGCCCGGCAGAGGGCGATCTACTCCCAGATTCAACAGATCATCATTCAGGATGCGCCGCGCGTCATGACCATCCGGCCGGACGTCATCTGGGGCGTGCGGAAGCGCTTTGCGCTGCCGGGCGGGATTGACTCGCTGCGCGCGTTCTTCGGCTCGGTGCCGCGCTGGGCGGTGCATTAG
- a CDS encoding ABC transporter substrate-binding protein yields MKTRTAAALLVLGLAAGLAGAPARGDAPAQAVVAISNLPSRLLGVSQAVAAEVGQLINDSLTAVDARGNVGGRLAARYPVSPDGKTYLVTLRDARFQDGTPVTAQDVKFTYELYLHPKYPTTPPALLEIAGAQEYKAAKTPHVTGITVVNPKTVRFILNRPYPFFYEQIGTVAILPAHALAGLDVDRIQEAPFTRRPIGAGPYRLTDWRERESITFEAFRDYWGGAPTLPRLVLKAVPDDATVAAELRAGNIDAGRVIPEAYRTFQRDPRITVLRVPGDTYYWFAPNFRVAIFQDVRVRQAMAYAINRPEMLRALYQGLGTVAQSPIHPSLWQYDKNIRGYSYDPARAKQLLAEAGWTPGSDGILQKGGQRFAVKYGFLAGRDYQNQALLIQQYLRAVGIDIQVQAVEFGDFFSRYYTPGGNFELAGLAWFNLLIPVQAELDNNFRSSGIGARTLGYNNPEMDKLLDEAILTRDRARQQAVYAEIQQLVIRDAPRVLTVRPDVLWGIRRRFVVPADIDSLSAFFKSLPRWKER; encoded by the coding sequence ATGAAGACACGCACGGCCGCGGCGCTGCTCGTCCTCGGCCTGGCGGCGGGGTTGGCGGGCGCCCCCGCCCGCGGCGACGCGCCGGCCCAGGCCGTCGTCGCGATCTCCAACCTGCCGTCCCGTCTCCTCGGCGTCAGCCAGGCGGTCGCGGCGGAGGTCGGCCAGTTGATCAATGACTCGCTGACGGCGGTGGATGCACGGGGCAACGTCGGCGGCCGGCTGGCGGCGCGGTATCCGGTCTCGCCCGACGGCAAGACGTATCTCGTCACGCTGCGGGATGCCCGGTTCCAGGACGGCACGCCGGTCACGGCGCAGGACGTCAAGTTCACGTACGAGCTGTACCTGCACCCGAAATATCCGACCACGCCGCCGGCGCTGCTCGAGATCGCGGGCGCCCAGGAGTACAAGGCGGCCAAGACGCCCCACGTGACCGGCATCACGGTCGTGAATCCGAAGACGGTCCGGTTCATCCTCAACCGGCCGTATCCGTTCTTCTACGAGCAGATCGGCACGGTAGCCATTCTTCCGGCCCACGCGCTCGCCGGGCTCGACGTGGACCGGATACAAGAAGCGCCGTTCACGCGCCGGCCGATCGGCGCCGGACCGTACAGGCTTACGGACTGGCGGGAGCGGGAGAGCATTACGTTCGAAGCGTTCCGGGATTATTGGGGCGGCGCGCCGACCCTGCCGAGGCTCGTGCTGAAAGCCGTTCCCGATGACGCCACCGTCGCCGCGGAGTTGCGCGCCGGCAACATCGACGCGGGGCGCGTCATTCCCGAAGCCTACCGGACATTCCAGCGCGATCCGCGGATCACGGTCCTGCGCGTTCCCGGCGATACCTACTATTGGTTTGCGCCGAACTTCCGGGTGGCGATCTTCCAGGACGTGCGCGTCCGCCAGGCCATGGCGTACGCCATCAACCGTCCGGAGATGCTGCGCGCGCTGTACCAGGGGCTCGGTACCGTCGCGCAGAGCCCCATCCATCCGAGCCTCTGGCAGTACGACAAGAACATCAGGGGCTACTCGTACGATCCGGCCAGGGCGAAGCAGTTGCTGGCCGAGGCGGGCTGGACTCCGGGATCGGACGGCATCCTCCAGAAGGGCGGGCAGCGCTTCGCCGTCAAGTACGGATTCCTTGCCGGCAGGGACTATCAAAATCAGGCGCTCTTGATCCAGCAGTATCTGCGCGCGGTCGGCATCGACATCCAGGTTCAGGCGGTCGAGTTCGGCGACTTCTTCAGCCGCTACTACACGCCCGGCGGGAATTTCGAGCTGGCCGGGCTCGCGTGGTTCAACCTGCTCATCCCGGTGCAGGCCGAGCTGGACAATAACTTTCGGAGCAGCGGCATCGGCGCCCGGACCCTCGGATACAACAACCCGGAGATGGACAAGCTGCTCGACGAGGCGATCCTGACCCGCGACCGCGCCCGGCAGCAGGCGGTCTACGCGGAGATTCAGCAGCTGGTCATCCGGGACGCGCCGCGCGTGCTCACCGTGCGCCCCGACGTTCTCTGGGGCATCCGCCGGCGTTTTGTGGTGCCGGCAGACATCGACTCGCTCAGCGCCTTCTTCAAATCGCTGCCCCGCTGGAAGGAGCGGTAG
- a CDS encoding ABC transporter permease gives MAGYLVRRLVALVPLVFGITAITFALLVLAPGDPVQFLIPPEQRGSADIAQFRHELGLDRPLPVQYVSMMADLFTGRLRSFSDRRPTMRQVADALPTTLILTLASVALTGALALPIAFLSATRPYSVVDHAATLFSLLGISLPTFWFGLVLIFVFTEQLGLLPASGIRPTGTAGYSPFVIWRFLIMPTVVQALGILPVLVRYARSSLLDSLSQDYVKVARSKGLAERTVLLKHVARNSLLPVVTITALLLPFLLSGSVIVESIFALPGLGRLAVGAALSRDYPTVLTTTAIAGMLVVLSNLLADVGYLYLDPRIRHG, from the coding sequence GTGGCCGGCTATCTCGTCCGCCGCCTCGTCGCGCTCGTTCCGCTGGTCTTCGGCATCACCGCGATCACCTTCGCCCTGCTGGTGCTGGCGCCCGGCGATCCGGTGCAGTTCTTGATTCCGCCGGAGCAGCGCGGCTCCGCCGACATCGCCCAGTTCCGCCACGAATTGGGTTTGGACCGGCCCCTGCCGGTGCAGTACGTGTCGATGATGGCCGACCTGTTCACCGGCCGGCTGCGCAGCTTCAGCGACCGGCGCCCCACCATGCGTCAGGTCGCCGACGCGCTGCCGACGACGCTCATCCTGACGCTCGCGTCGGTCGCGCTGACCGGGGCGCTCGCCCTGCCGATCGCGTTTCTGTCGGCGACCCGGCCCTACAGCGTGGTCGATCACGCGGCGACGCTGTTTTCGCTCCTCGGGATCTCGCTGCCGACGTTCTGGTTCGGGCTGGTGCTGATCTTCGTCTTCACCGAGCAGTTGGGTCTCCTGCCCGCGAGCGGGATCCGTCCGACCGGCACCGCCGGATACTCGCCGTTCGTCATCTGGCGTTTCCTGATCATGCCGACCGTCGTGCAGGCGCTCGGTATCCTGCCGGTCCTGGTCCGCTACGCGCGGTCGTCGCTGCTGGATTCCCTGAGTCAGGACTACGTCAAGGTGGCGCGCAGCAAGGGCCTCGCGGAGCGGACCGTGCTCCTCAAGCACGTGGCCCGCAACTCGCTGCTGCCGGTCGTGACGATCACGGCGCTCCTGCTGCCGTTTCTCCTCAGCGGCTCGGTGATCGTGGAGTCGATCTTCGCCCTGCCGGGGCTCGGGCGGCTGGCGGTGGGCGCCGCGCTGTCGCGCGACTACCCCACGGTGCTGACGACGACGGCGATCGCCGGGATGCTCGTGGTGCTCAGCAACCTGCTCGCGGACGTGGGATACCTGTACCTGGATCCGCGGATCCGGCACGGATGA
- a CDS encoding ABC transporter permease, translated as MSAQIAPAAAPAPARAVAAGRRRGPWHRFVRNPRAIMGAAIMVFFLLVAAGGQRFAPYPPSAPHVLDILHAPDGRYLLGTDDLGRDILSRIVVASRVSLAIGVLSMLVSIVAGVLVGTLAGYLGGAADAVLMRVTDVVLAIPVFFLTVAFLALFGPSVGRLIWIIGLTAWPPAARLVRVEMLALRSRDFVTAVRATGASNARIIVRHLLPNVVPVIVISATLRVGLAILTEAGLSFLGLGVQPPQPSWGNIIADGREYLGVAWWVSLFPGACVFLAVMAFNLVGDGLRDAFDPRLQI; from the coding sequence ATGAGCGCGCAGATCGCTCCCGCCGCCGCACCGGCTCCCGCGCGCGCCGTCGCGGCGGGCCGCCGCCGCGGCCCGTGGCATCGGTTCGTCCGCAACCCGCGCGCGATCATGGGCGCCGCGATCATGGTGTTCTTCCTGCTCGTCGCCGCCGGCGGGCAGCGGTTCGCGCCGTACCCGCCGTCCGCGCCGCACGTCCTCGACATCCTCCACGCGCCGGACGGGCGCTACCTGCTCGGCACCGACGATCTGGGGCGCGACATCCTGAGCCGCATCGTCGTCGCGTCCCGCGTGTCGCTCGCGATCGGCGTACTCTCGATGCTCGTCTCGATCGTCGCCGGTGTGCTCGTCGGGACGCTCGCGGGCTATCTCGGCGGGGCGGCCGACGCGGTTCTGATGCGGGTCACCGACGTCGTGCTCGCGATCCCGGTGTTCTTCCTGACCGTGGCGTTTCTCGCGCTCTTCGGCCCCAGCGTCGGCCGGCTGATCTGGATCATCGGCTTGACCGCCTGGCCGCCGGCCGCGCGCCTGGTCCGCGTTGAGATGCTCGCGCTGCGGTCGCGCGACTTCGTGACGGCCGTCCGCGCCACCGGCGCGTCGAACGCCCGCATCATCGTCCGCCACCTGCTGCCGAACGTGGTGCCGGTGATCGTGATCTCGGCGACGTTGCGGGTCGGGCTGGCGATCCTGACGGAGGCCGGATTGAGCTTCCTCGGGCTCGGCGTGCAGCCGCCGCAGCCCAGTTGGGGCAACATCATCGCCGACGGCCGCGAGTACCTGGGCGTCGCGTGGTGGGTGTCGCTGTTCCCCGGCGCCTGCGTCTTTCTCGCGGTGATGGCGTTCAATCTGGTCGGGGACGGGCTGCGCGACGCGTTCGATCCCCGGCTGCAGATTTGA
- a CDS encoding amidohydrolase family protein — MAGLILRGARVFDGTGSAPRLRTVVIDGDRIADVLDGDAPDAGGASARTLELTGRTLLPGLIDLHVHLGWGARGAAPTAASVALAAARNVRATQAAGITCLRDVGTQAGAAIAVRDAVARGEIAGSRVYPCGQIICMTGGHGSEAPAPPGFAREADGPDDCRRAVREQVKAGAACIKVTTNGPLNVVEFTQDELNAIVDEAHRLGRRVACHASLLESTKMAIRAGVDTIEHGCDLDEETARAMAGRGITMVPTLLVSKLIMDRWEEYKAVPMMRSIPVRAKRHVESYQIAMAAGVTMAAGTDIFFGLGRFESLPEELAYMVECGMSASDALVAATRHGAEALGAGDRLGTVARGKLADLVAVEGDPTADIAALRRVALVVQGGQAIVGGGPDAKS, encoded by the coding sequence ATGGCCGGGCTGATTCTGCGCGGCGCGCGGGTGTTCGACGGCACGGGGAGCGCTCCGCGCCTCCGGACGGTGGTGATCGACGGCGATCGCATCGCCGACGTGCTCGACGGCGACGCACCGGACGCCGGCGGCGCATCCGCGCGGACCCTCGAGCTCACGGGCCGTACGCTGCTTCCGGGCCTGATCGATCTCCACGTGCACCTGGGGTGGGGCGCGCGCGGCGCGGCGCCCACCGCGGCCTCGGTCGCGCTCGCGGCCGCCCGCAACGTGCGGGCCACGCAGGCCGCCGGGATCACATGTCTCCGCGACGTCGGCACGCAGGCCGGAGCGGCGATCGCGGTACGGGACGCGGTGGCGAGGGGCGAGATCGCCGGCTCGCGCGTCTATCCCTGCGGCCAGATCATCTGCATGACCGGCGGGCACGGCTCCGAGGCGCCCGCGCCGCCGGGGTTCGCGCGCGAGGCCGACGGCCCCGATGACTGCCGCCGCGCGGTGCGCGAGCAGGTCAAGGCGGGCGCCGCCTGCATCAAAGTCACGACCAACGGCCCGCTGAACGTCGTGGAGTTTACCCAGGACGAGCTGAACGCCATCGTCGACGAAGCGCACCGGCTCGGTCGCCGCGTCGCCTGCCACGCCTCGCTGCTCGAGTCCACCAAGATGGCGATCCGCGCCGGTGTGGATACGATCGAGCACGGCTGTGACCTGGACGAGGAGACGGCGCGCGCGATGGCCGGCCGCGGGATCACGATGGTGCCGACGCTCCTCGTTTCGAAGCTGATCATGGACCGCTGGGAGGAGTACAAGGCCGTTCCCATGATGCGCTCGATCCCGGTGCGGGCGAAGCGGCACGTGGAGAGCTATCAGATCGCGATGGCCGCCGGGGTTACGATGGCGGCCGGCACGGACATCTTCTTCGGGCTCGGCCGGTTTGAGTCGCTGCCCGAGGAACTCGCCTATATGGTCGAGTGCGGGATGAGCGCGTCCGACGCGCTGGTCGCGGCGACGCGGCACGGGGCGGAGGCGCTCGGCGCCGGCGACCGGCTCGGGACGGTCGCGCGGGGCAAGCTTGCGGACCTGGTGGCGGTCGAGGGCGATCCGACGGCGGACATCGCCGCGTTGCGGCGCGTCGCGCTCGTCGTGCAGGGGGGACAGGCGATCGTGGGCGGCGGACCCGACGCGAAGTCCTAG
- a CDS encoding amidohydrolase family protein, which produces MPMRIDVATHVLPTRYFARLNEIPGFFMAKRMKGIPCLYDLDVRFRVMDVFGEYRQVLSLALPSIDRLGPPDATPDLARLGNDGMAELVAVHPDRFAGAFGGLPLNNPDASMRELERLAGEPAFFGVQIYSNVAGRPLDEPATLAVIEEAARRRMPIFLHPARAASFPDYVTETQSLYDLWQIFGWPYETTIAMARLVFTGLFDRHPDAVIIAHHLGAMAPYMSGRMNGGWEQFGTRGEEGKAETLPVRLAHPPAWYFRRFYADTALFGSAHGMRCGLAYFPPERVLFGSDTPFDPEGGPRYIRDTLADLDESGISPDHRRMIDEGNFRRLAAERARVRAPS; this is translated from the coding sequence ATGCCCATGCGCATTGACGTCGCCACGCACGTCCTGCCCACGCGCTACTTCGCACGGCTCAACGAGATCCCGGGCTTCTTCATGGCGAAGCGGATGAAAGGGATCCCGTGTCTCTACGATCTCGACGTGCGGTTCCGGGTGATGGACGTCTTCGGCGAGTACCGGCAGGTGCTTTCCCTCGCGCTGCCGTCGATCGACCGCCTGGGACCGCCGGACGCCACGCCGGATCTGGCGCGGCTCGGCAACGATGGGATGGCCGAACTCGTCGCCGTGCACCCCGACCGGTTCGCCGGCGCGTTCGGCGGCCTGCCGTTGAACAACCCCGACGCGAGCATGCGGGAACTGGAGCGGCTGGCCGGAGAGCCGGCGTTCTTCGGCGTGCAGATTTACTCCAACGTCGCGGGCCGGCCGCTCGACGAGCCGGCCACGCTCGCGGTGATCGAGGAAGCGGCGCGGCGGCGGATGCCGATCTTTCTGCATCCGGCGCGGGCGGCGAGCTTCCCCGACTACGTGACGGAAACGCAGTCGCTGTACGATCTGTGGCAGATCTTCGGGTGGCCGTACGAAACGACGATCGCGATGGCGCGCCTGGTCTTCACCGGCCTCTTCGACCGCCATCCCGACGCGGTGATCATCGCCCACCACCTCGGCGCGATGGCGCCGTACATGTCCGGCCGGATGAACGGCGGCTGGGAGCAGTTCGGCACGCGCGGCGAAGAAGGGAAGGCCGAGACCTTGCCGGTGCGGCTGGCACATCCGCCGGCCTGGTACTTCCGCCGGTTCTACGCCGACACCGCGCTCTTCGGGTCGGCCCACGGGATGCGCTGCGGGCTCGCGTACTTTCCGCCGGAGCGTGTGCTGTTCGGCAGCGACACGCCGTTCGATCCCGAGGGCGGCCCGCGTTACATCCGCGACACCCTCGCCGACCTCGACGAAAGCGGCATCTCGCCGGACCACCGCCGGATGATCGACGAGGGCAACTTCCGGCGCCTCGCGGCCGAGCGCGCGCGGGTCCGCGCGCCGTCGTAA
- a CDS encoding PfkB family carbohydrate kinase — translation MARVLVLGLAVLDHRFWVDAWPPTGRMPARAYAEELGGQGAVAAAAVARLGGAAIFAGSLGGDPAGTRVAAFLKSYGVDLRHTQVFPGGRTPVSSIAIVPGGERFITAYPGEGLPDEPYLAPIDALDRTQAVLVDSRLPRAGAVLAAAARARGLPVVVDFDLDSPAVWALVRTATHIIADEDVAARRGGAPALLESLRADGLWGAVTLGADGVLHADGRLPAFEVTARDTTGAGDVFHGAFALALAEGRGPEACLRFGAAAAALRCESGSVPDRRAVDRLLSSR, via the coding sequence GTGGCGCGCGTCCTGGTGCTCGGCCTTGCCGTGCTGGACCACCGGTTCTGGGTCGACGCGTGGCCGCCCACCGGACGCATGCCGGCGCGCGCATACGCGGAGGAGCTCGGCGGGCAGGGCGCCGTGGCCGCGGCGGCGGTTGCGCGTCTCGGCGGTGCGGCGATCTTCGCGGGGTCGCTGGGCGGGGACCCGGCCGGAACGCGCGTCGCCGCATTCCTCAAGTCGTACGGCGTCGACCTGCGGCACACGCAGGTGTTCCCCGGCGGCCGGACCCCGGTGTCGTCGATCGCGATCGTGCCCGGCGGCGAGCGGTTCATCACCGCCTATCCCGGCGAGGGGCTCCCCGACGAGCCGTACCTCGCCCCGATCGACGCGCTCGACCGGACGCAGGCGGTGCTCGTGGACAGCCGGCTCCCGCGCGCGGGTGCCGTTCTCGCCGCGGCCGCGCGCGCGCGCGGGCTCCCCGTCGTAGTGGATTTCGACCTGGACAGCCCGGCGGTGTGGGCGCTCGTCCGCACCGCGACCCACATCATCGCCGATGAGGACGTGGCGGCGCGCCGCGGCGGCGCTCCCGCGCTGCTCGAGTCTCTACGCGCGGATGGCCTCTGGGGTGCGGTGACGCTCGGAGCGGACGGCGTGCTCCATGCGGACGGCCGCCTGCCGGCGTTCGAGGTGACGGCCCGCGACACCACCGGCGCGGGTGACGTCTTCCACGGGGCGTTCGCGCTTGCGTTGGCGGAGGGACGCGGTCCGGAGGCCTGCCTGCGGTTCGGCGCGGCCGCGGCGGCGCTGCGCTGCGAATCGGGAAGCGTGCCCGACCGGCGGGCGGTGGACCGGCTGCTTTCGAGCCGGTAG
- a CDS encoding aminotransferase class V-fold PLP-dependent enzyme: protein MAGRHFLQIPGPTNVPERILRAMDRAVVDHRGPDLAAVVHEAVAGLKQVFGTRRGEIVLYPASGTGAWEASLVNTLSPGDHVLAFVNGHFSHLYAECARRLGLTVDAVDVPWGDGVPPEQVGEHLVRDAGHRYRAVLVVHNETSTGVTSDLAAIRTAIDAARHPALFMVDVVSALGSIDLRFDDWKIDVALTGTQKGLMLPPGMAVLCAGPRALEAAERAALPRYFFDWRPVIREMQRGYFPYTPATLTLYGLREAVRMLLEEGLTNVLDRHRRLAEGVRRAVSAWELENLCARPEWHSNSLTAVVVPRGADSDAVVRTAAGRLNLSLGVGLGRVKGKVFRIGHLGALNELEVLATLAGTELACTMAGIHVPLGAGVTACERFFAEQYAAAVPAPSR, encoded by the coding sequence ATGGCAGGCCGCCACTTTCTGCAGATCCCCGGTCCGACGAACGTGCCCGAGCGGATCCTCCGCGCGATGGACCGCGCCGTCGTCGATCACCGCGGGCCGGATCTCGCGGCGGTCGTGCACGAAGCGGTCGCCGGCCTCAAGCAGGTGTTCGGGACCCGGCGCGGCGAGATCGTGCTCTACCCCGCCTCGGGCACGGGCGCGTGGGAAGCATCGCTCGTCAACACGCTCAGCCCCGGCGACCACGTGCTCGCGTTCGTGAACGGACACTTCAGCCATTTGTACGCCGAATGCGCGCGACGCCTCGGCCTCACGGTCGACGCCGTCGACGTGCCGTGGGGCGACGGCGTGCCGCCCGAGCAGGTGGGCGAGCATCTCGTGCGGGACGCCGGCCACCGGTACCGGGCGGTCCTCGTCGTTCACAACGAGACGTCGACCGGGGTGACGAGTGATCTGGCGGCGATCCGCACGGCGATCGACGCGGCGCGGCATCCCGCCCTGTTCATGGTCGACGTCGTGAGCGCCCTCGGCAGCATCGACCTGCGGTTCGACGACTGGAAGATCGACGTCGCCCTGACCGGCACGCAGAAGGGTTTGATGCTTCCGCCCGGCATGGCGGTCCTCTGCGCGGGCCCGCGGGCGCTCGAGGCCGCGGAGCGCGCGGCGCTCCCGCGATACTTCTTCGACTGGCGGCCGGTGATCCGCGAGATGCAGCGGGGGTACTTCCCCTATACGCCGGCGACCCTGACCCTCTACGGGCTCCGCGAGGCGGTGCGGATGCTGCTCGAAGAGGGGTTGACCAACGTTCTCGATCGGCACCGCCGGCTGGCGGAGGGCGTACGGCGCGCCGTGTCTGCCTGGGAGCTCGAAAACCTCTGCGCGCGCCCCGAATGGCACTCCAACAGCCTCACCGCGGTGGTAGTGCCGCGGGGCGCGGATTCAGATGCCGTCGTGCGGACTGCGGCCGGACGGCTCAATCTCTCGCTCGGCGTCGGGCTCGGCCGCGTGAAAGGCAAAGTCTTCCGGATCGGGCACCTCGGTGCGCTGAACGAGCTGGAGGTCCTCGCGACGCTCGCGGGCACGGAGCTCGCCTGCACGATGGCCGGCATCCACGTGCCGCTCGGCGCCGGTGTGACGGCGTGCGAGCGGTTCTTCGCGGAGCAGTACGCGGCGGCCGTCCCCGCGCCGTCGCGCTAG